A stretch of Henckelia pumila isolate YLH828 chromosome 4, ASM3356847v2, whole genome shotgun sequence DNA encodes these proteins:
- the LOC140865689 gene encoding amidase 1 isoform X3: MAKNPSTRSDFGAFMEKFTLLPHPSPHQLPLSGLTFAVKDIFDVEGYVTGFGNPDWVRTHSAATSTAPAIMELLNAGAKCVGKTVMDEMAYSINGENIHYGTPVNPRAEDRVPGGSSSGSAVAVGAMLVDFSLGTDTGGSVRVPASYCGIYGFRPSHGIISASGVIPMAQSFDTVGWFARDPVILSRVGKILLRLKDDDHAKLGRVIVAEDCFKLLSIPSNQLTEVLISSVQKIHENHTIEYTSLGSFIEANVPILKHFMDAETKNQDYNIPSLAVLSRAMRLLQRHEFKENHGEWVNSVKPDLGPGISERVWEAIRATDDGIDICYSLKTELRAALSSLLGSLTCTVSTTVRPLTPCRPL, from the exons ATGGCGAAAAACCCATCAACAAGATCGGATTTTGGAGCTTTCATGGAGAAGTTTACCCTGCTTCCACACCCTTCACCCCATCAACTTCCTCTGAGTGGCCTTACTTTTGCTGTCAAAGACAT ATTTGATGTGGAGGGATATGTGACCGGTTTCGGGAATCCGGATTGGGTTCGGACACATTCTGCTGCTACGTCAACTGCACCTGCGATTATGGAGCTGCTGAATGCAGGTGCCAAGTGTGTTGGTAAAACAGTGATGGATGAAATGGCTTACAG CATAAATGGAGAAAATATACATTATGGGACCCCAGTCAATCCACGTGCTGAAGATCGAGTACCTGGAGGATCATCCAGTGGATCTGCTGTTGCAGTTGGTGCCATGCTTGTAGATTTCTCCTTGG GTACTGACACTGGAGGAAGTGTTAGAGTTCCTGCATCATATTGTGGAATTTATGGTTTCCGACCATCTCATGGCATCATTTCAGCTTCTGGAGTTATACCAATGGCCCAAAGCTTTGATACAGTTG GCTGGTTTGCTAGAGATCCCGTGATATTGAGTCGAGTGGGGAAGATTTTATTGCGACTGAAAGATGATGATCACGCAAAACTTGGTCGTGTTATAGTCGCAGAAGATTGTTTCAAACTTCTGAGCATTCCAAGCAACCAACTCACAGAAGTTCTCATAAGCTCTGTACAAAAGATACATGAAA ATCATACCATAGAATACACATCTCTGGGAAGCTTCATTGAAGCCAACGTCCCCATCTTAAAGCATTTTATGGATGCTGAAACTAAAAATCAAGACTACAACATACCCTCATTGGCAGTACTTTCAAGGGCGATGCGATTGCTTCAAAG GCATGAATTCAAGGAAAATCACGGTGAATGGGTAAATTCGGTTAAGCCTGATTTAGGCCCTGGAATATCAGAGCGCGTTTGGGAAGCCATCAGAGCAACAGATGACGGTATTGACATATGCTATTCATTGAAGACTGAACT